One genomic region from Amaranthus tricolor cultivar Red isolate AtriRed21 chromosome 12, ASM2621246v1, whole genome shotgun sequence encodes:
- the LOC130796764 gene encoding probable microtubule-binding protein TANGLED yields MVAKTPPKQRKIMVASPLSPTLLRETVKKVDQCMARLQELQYTVTGGNKVVAGVKLSPRSTKSYLKTSLRCKQESIRIRNNASKKSPVGKLPASVIGEWRRMSLSTMLVGETVAEILQASKITRDFMGNAKIEDPKTPLPRKQKPSSEKTPIETRRKREKQHQFRIIRAESGTPSSRKARSKINFKVSPDKRSEIVREKNGSNGSIRYTTNRVSPKHKPWVKKTVLFPNPVFHSSPNSKPNQFRKKNCESNPKRIETPHKFLVKSPVKIKSPHKGLNSVSPVSKTTILSRKSPPKMGNSSMASKLRRSLSPSRLANRLVSPLKGRRISLNGGSFDGGVMKQRTPALMMMPLRFSSTRTSNIGIQD; encoded by the exons GTGGATCAATGTATGGCAAGATTGCAAGAGCTTCAATATACAGTAACAGGAGGAAATAAAGTGGTTGCTGGTGTTAAACTTAGCCCTAGAAGTACTAAATCTTACTTAAAAACCAGTCTTAGATGCAAACAAGAATCTATTAG GATTAGAAACAATGCATCAAAGAAATCTCCTGTAGGAAAATTGCCAGCAAGTGTGATAG GGGAATGGAGAAGAATGTCATTATCAACAATGTTAGTAGGAGAAACCGTAGCTGAAATCCTTCAAGCAAGTAAAATCACAAGAGATTTCATGGGAAATGCCAAAATTGAAGATCCGAAAACACCCCTTCCAAGGAAACAGAAACCAAGCTCAGAAAAAACCCCAATCGAAACTCgaagaaaaagggaaaaacaGCATCAATTTCGTATAATTCGAGCTGAATCCGGCACTCCTTCATCACGAAAAGCTCGATCCAAGATTAATTTTAAGGTTTCACCAGATAAAAGATCAGAAATTGTGAGAGAAAAGAATGGAAGTAATGGTAGTATTAGGTATACCACAAACAGAGTATCGCCAAAGCATAAACCTTGGGTTAAAAAAACTGTGCTTTTCCCAAATCCGGTGTTTCATTCCTCACCCAATTCAAAACCGAATCAATTTCGCAAGAAAAATTGTGAATCGAACCCTAAAAGAATAGAAACTCCTCACAAATTTCTGGTAAAATCCCCTGTGAAAATCAAGAGTCCACATAAGGGTTTAAACTCTGTTTCCCCTGTttcaaaaacaacaattttgaGTAGGAAGTCTCCTCCAAAAATGGGTAATTCTTCAATGGCTTCAAAATTGAGAAGATCGCTGTCGCCTTCGAGATTGGCGAATCGATTAGTTTCTCCATTGAAGGGAAGAAGGATTTCATTGAATGGTGGTAGTTTTGATGGTGGAGTTATGAAACAGAGGACTCCTGCTTTGATGATGATGCCACTGAGGTTTTCTTCTACAAGAACTTCTAATATTGGAATTCAAGATTAA